TTCTTATGTGATTATAACATGTGACTAGAGTTTATGTAAACGGTAGAGTTTATATATGTTACatttatatatgaatgatatttaAACTCTAATAAAgataatcatatttttttattgataagtgaataacgaatgtactataGTAAAAATctgatatatttttattcacttataaataataaaagttgaaaatataaactttttttttattttatcttaaaactatgaAATTTCgtgtatttaaaatcatttttccataaaaATAActctttaaaaattaaaaaaacgaaaaaaaactatgtttttatatatattaaggtaatgattaacatagtttaagcaaatgttttgttggaaaaaacATATGTATTACTTTCTCATTTCCGCCGGTACGTTGAAAACTTTTgcagcaaaaataaatgattgactgagaatgattgccattctcaacatttttattttcttaattgaacttatatatatatatatatatatatatatatatatagagagagagagagagagagaggtttaaatgtttccaacaaatattgtgtgcctaaatgcaccaatgagaattcaagaaataataaataattaaataaatcgttaaagggtatttttggaccttttgtacttttaattaaggaaatcatttaattgaaatcctacaattatggaaataaagtaaatatatttgacctagtcCTTCACCTTCGTTTCCTGCACCATTTTCGTCTGATGTCATTGATCTAAACCATTTTCATCAACCTTCATCTTCCAGAACATCTTTCCCCTTAAACTCGACAGGAAAACGAGTGGGGGATGAGAGAACTTGGTGGTGGTCGATGATTGTATGGGTGTTTGGTAGCTGTTGATTTACAAAAAGAACGAGGGAGGAAGGGTGTGCAGCCATTAACGTGGGTGGTGACAAACAAGATCTCCGATGAGGGTGGTTTGGCAGCGAGGATCGACGGGAAGTAAGGGAAGGGTCTCCGATCTTTAACTGGCCGCATGAGGTGTTATCATTCGTCGATCAAGGGGTGTTTGGCTGGTTTACTGGTCGTCGATCATCAATCAGgtaaaaaattcacttttttatTTGGTGTTTAATAGAAATCATTGGGGTGTTTGGGTTTTCCTAGAAAATCGATATAATGAAGGGGATATGGGTTTGAGTTTTGAAAGAAATCCATGGGTGTTTGGATTGGGTGTTTGAGCTTTGGTGTTTTGACAGGGAAAATGAAGGATAAGCAATGAAGGTTTGATGCCCCATTTTCCTGATTGATTTGTCAAGAACAACACCGTGTTCTTGACTGGAACATGATACTTAGAAGAAGAAATAAGGAAACTGGATGTTGCTTCGTTGGTGATTCATTGATTGTCAATCAAAAGGAAACACATGTTGAAACACAATAAAAGTTAATTTAAAACTCAATCAGGTATCTTATTTTCTTTATTGTTTACAATATTCTATTATCTGAGATTTGATAAGTGTACTTCGATTTTAGTGCAATTAGATGGTTTTATTAGGACCAAATTAACGGTTGCCCTAAAAGTGTTTGATGAAACGCCAAAGAGAAATATTACCACATTGATCGCTCAACATGTCATGGCCTCAAATTGTATTCATGGTTAGTTATTGAATTTTTATcgaatgtgacatcccctaatttcttggcaagaaaagaccgatttaatttatgctttttaaaataaaatcagagaaatcttttcaaaagatgttgcggaattggtccacaaacaacatatgataaaagtttatcaaaacccttcattaagaaggtatatactttccatatatatatatatatatatatatatatatatatatatatatatatatatatatatatatatatatatatatcaaaacctcgggatatcatgttccgatacagatcaaaagcataaacaagacattataagcctttcaacatttatttacaactattgacctataatccaaaaatctctcgtcgtcctccgactatgctcggggtccactacctgtaacataaaaagttgagtgggtcaggcttgggagcctggtgagcatataggtttttcaacccacaataataataaacttattaagttcaccaatcaacaataaccctgattacccattcctattatcctcactttacgtccctaaacacttttcacaagggacctagcctaaagaatatcaatgggatggacactactgctaaggggtttcctcagccatacatgtactaaacgcaaccatgagggggatgaagtacagcgaatgaacactctcagttcattaacacctacaggttgcagacctgctaatgtttcccactggactgtctagaaagtctgtggtcgtcatccaaactctgctagatgattgtatctcaaaacacatcgaggcctctcatcaattttattttatcacacatcattatctacccatgttctacccaacatatttgtagataaaaatacttatacagtttaaaacttgtataaaacatcaacacaacagtcacctcaaataaacaagtAATATattcacatagcacgtattataaggtaaatacttcatatctatgtgtaaaatgaaagtgactatacactcacatgatttgatgataatcgggcagcaattcgtttcctaaaacgatcgtttctaataaaaccgggagtattattgagaaaccgggctttgtaaaagtcgggcttcgaaaccgaaaagataaattttccaggcttctcgggcacttcgtagCGTATTCCGGTGTTTACAATCAATACCGGGGCTTtgtgggatgttaagatgaaagaaatataggtttaggggttaaaattgacaatttttcaaagttacccgggaggtctcgcacccttctatttatagggccgaggcttctgatcggatggTCAGGAAGAAGACACGCGGCAGCAGATCCGAAGCTCGCAGGGGGGTGGGTCGCACGTGGGCTGCGCATGCGAAGGCCTCGCTGGCAGCTGgtgattggaccgaagttcggatCCGATGAGGGGGTTCGTGGCACCTGCGAGGGTTCGGACGCACGAGGGAAAAAGGCACGCGTCGCATTTCTACTGGACCGAACCTCGGACTCGAGAAGATcatgacacgcctcgccaggtggcttcggtgactcagcaattTCTGGACACGCATCGGATGCGAAGCGAGGGTGATGTAGCCGAAGTCCACGTGTGCGAAATTCCTcggttttggggatttttctcGTTTTTCGCGCCAAAagttctaaaatccataactttcgcatacgaactccgtttttaacgttctttatatgcacgcgtagctaaaattatgctctacaacttccgtttagacttcgtcggctaattttgactttaaatttgatattgttatttttaacagactgggacaagaaatccgttaaaaattcataacttcttcatccgacgtccgttttcgtcagactttttaccgttatgctcctaatgacgagaccttcaattctcgtttaggttgtgtcggctaaaaatcgctcgatctaaaatacgagtttttagctgtctactgctaagctgaaacttcgaaaaatcataacttcctcatacgaagtcagatttgggcgttctttttatcgaacttctcggtttaacgaatactatggattacgtttagatcactaaggctaaaaagtagtttatcaaaaactcactttttacgacattcagcaccatgccggttttgtcgcgaaacttcgacaggtcataacttcttcgttataactcggattttggtattctttatatccccgaaatccttgtttcgaccactacaactttatgtaatgaTATCGGGCttgtctcacactttaattttgacgcttatttttattcttaattaattaaaccctaataattaagcataaaatacataattcatataatattcacataaatccttttcatatcttcaaaatgagttacaagggttaacctagactatcacctcaatataaatgtctaggatagaaacacgagtgttacatcgAATGTTTATCGATTCTACATATCATCTCCATTGTTCTACTGAATTATGCATTTTTCACTTTGATATTTTTCCAATAGAATGCATACGCTAATTGAATCTTGAATTTCAATTCTATCGGAATGGAATGACGAATTCcatttatgttggaatggaatatgaatattttttatagtttttattctctTAGAAACCGAACACAGGAGGTATACCCTCCTGTGTAACTCACTTACTTTGCAAactttattaattaaaatgaacCCTCATCTATGAACTTTTCATCCAATTgctttttgattttaattttcaaTCATGAATTCGAATTCTGTTGGAATTCAATATGGATTAATTGTTTTATTCTATTTAATGCActaaatttttttaatattttgaaagttgattatgttttctttgtgaatttaggCTTTGAAGATGTTGCCATTAATGtggaaaatgaagaaaacatGGAGAACGATATTTGTATTTTAACAGAATGTATTATGTCAATATTTATAAATTGTTtcttaacaataatattctttcggaATAGagtagtgtttttgttagattttgatgtttttttttctttttttaaccatttttagttttaatctttaaTAATAAATGTAGTCGTTAAACCATTATTAGTCATAATTTTTTTAGAATGATTTTAATAATTGTTTATAGTCTTTTTTTTACTGATGAATGTAAATaatgattcttaaagaataaaatccgtattctttagaaaatgttattcttgataatatgttgtataattctttaagcaTGTTTAATATAAAAAGTATATTGAatgaaacaatattatgtaaGAATAAAACCGCAAATATGTTTACTAGTTTATTGTTGACCCttttgtcattctgacagaataaaatcggttattaTTAAAAGTAATATTCAAATTtgaattagaattaatttaaaaaattcagattttttaaaaataggggaattaatgatcccttaaaatctgaaaatttccttttttaaaataggttaattgaccaaaatacccttttgctgaaatttgtgtgattataggATACATGTTACCCTATTATAATATCATAGACTCTCAGATCATGATTGTTGATTCTATTCATCCGGTGGTCAAGATCTCTGCATTTtgacacacaatagttactagaaacaatatatatatatatatatatatatatatatatatatatatatatatatatatatatatatatatatatatatatatatatatatatatatatatatatatatatatatatatatatttccgaaTAAAATAGAAACCATGGTGACCAACTTATGTCTACAATATTTTATCAAACTAACATattttttccaaaaacaaaaccTTTGAAAAACAGCCCCATTTTGAATAACCGGAGTTTTTTTAAGAATGTATACGATGAGGCTCTATATATAAGGACTTCGTAGTGAGGACCTTGTAAGGAAATCAAGATGTTCCAAGGGTTCTCTCCATTGCTTGTTCTACTTCGTTTAGTTCTTACATTAGTATCAGTTCACGCCCAAGATGATCAATCAGGTACTAAACCAAACTTTGTCTAAATACTGTTTTGAATCAGTTGATCAGCCTCCCTTCCCGTTGCAATTTGTAGGCTTCATAAGTATAGACTGTGGGATTGCCATAGGCTCAGCATATACCGATAATAAAACCGGCATAAAGTATGTCTCAGAGGCAGACTTCATAGACACTGGGGAGATCCATAACATATTGCCCGTATACAACTCCTTCTCCATTAGCACACAGCTTACCACCCTCACAAGTTTTCCACAAAACACAAGAAACTGCTACACCCTAAAACCAACCCAAGGAAAGGGTAATAGGTATCTGATAAGGGCAAGGTTTATGTATGGGAATTATGACTTCAAGGGCCAACTTCCAGAATTTGATGTCTATGTTGGACCTGATTACTTGGATACGGTTAAAGTTAATTCGTCATCTAGACCAGTAAACATGGAGATCGTACATGTCTTGTCGTCAGATTATATACATGTCTGTCTTGTAAATACAGGTCGCGGAACACCTTTCATATCTGTGATCGAACTACGGCCATTGGCAAAAGATATGTATGAAGAAACTGATTTTGGATCACTATATCTTTTCGAACGCGTAAACTTTGGAACCACATTTAGAACAGCcaggttaagttttaaatgctttcaTTACTTCGATAGTTAACTTACCAACACTCGATTACtgaatttttctttttcttgacTCTTGACGTAGGTATAAAGAAGacaagtatgatcgactatggagtCCAATTAATTTGCGTAATACTACTTCCTTATACACTTTCGAAACAATTTATGGAGGGCTGACAACCATATATCCACCTTCAGATGTTATGAGTACAGCCATCATCCCAACATACCCAACGGAGTCATTAGACATAAACTGGAATCCTCATAATAAAACTGATAGGTTTTTCATTTACATGCACTTTGCCGAAATTGAAATACTGAAAAGAAACCAGATGAGAGAATTCAATATTTACATGAATGGATTCCGCTCATATCCGAGAACTTTCTCTCCGCTAAATCACACCACAATCACTATTAATAACCAGGAACCTGAGACCATAGCACCCACATATACTCTGACCCTAAACAAATCTAAAAATTCAACCCTTCCTCCAATCATTAATGCTCTCGAACTCTATGTACTAAAGCGGCTCCCACAAATCCAAACAGATGATCGAGATGGTAAGCCTACAATATTATCTGTCATTTCATTTATAAGAAAGTAGGATTTATTACTACAAAGACGTTCTTTAACTACTTTCTGCTTTGTCTTTACGTGATATTAGCTACTATAATATGGAGCATTAAGTCAACTTACAGAATAACAAGACACTGGCAAGGAGATCCATGTGCTCCACAGGAGTTTGTTTGGGAAGGCCTCGGATGCAGCTACAATGATACCAACTCTCTTAGGATTACATTCTTGTATGTATAATATTTCATGAGCTCCCTAATTAGTTAAACTTAATTCTGGTTCTACTTGCTAACAGTTATTCACAATAAAATTAACTGAATTCAGGAACTTGTCTACCAGCGGACTGAACGGAGGAATAGATCCGATTTTAGCTAATCTCACAATGATGCATACCTTGTAAGTGAACTTTAATATGCAGATAAACAGAGATACGATATAAAATTTAACTCGATTCTTATTCTAGGGATTTGTCAAACAATAACTTAACAGGAACTGTGCCAAATTTCCTCTCTGGACTCACCTTCCTCAAGATACTGTAAGTTATATATCTGTCCATCGAATTCGCATCATATGTATAGTAACATGGACTACACTTACTATTCGTTATagaaatttaaaaggaaacaatTTCGTTGGGCCGATTCCAGTAGAACTCCTAGAAAAGTCAAACAAGGGATTATTGTCATTGAGGTTTGCTACTGATTTTTAAATATTGTGAATATGATTATGTTACAATTCACTACTACTTCCTTATCTAACATTTATGCCTGgcaattaattagttttgatgaaGAGAGTACGGGTGATAATAAAGGTAACAAAATCACTGTTCCAGTTATAACAGCTGTTGCATCATTCTTCGTGATATTGACTGCAGTCATGACTATATGGATAATTGCAAAACAAAGAGCACGTGGTATGACTATAACTGTTCTTCAATTCA
The genomic region above belongs to Lactuca sativa cultivar Salinas chromosome 4, Lsat_Salinas_v11, whole genome shotgun sequence and contains:
- the LOC111904658 gene encoding probable LRR receptor-like serine/threonine-protein kinase At4g29180 — encoded protein: MFQGFSPLLVLLRLVLTLVSVHAQDDQSGFISIDCGIAIGSAYTDNKTGIKYVSEADFIDTGEIHNILPVYNSFSISTQLTTLTSFPQNTRNCYTLKPTQGKGNRYLIRARFMYGNYDFKGQLPEFDVYVGPDYLDTVKVNSSSRPVNMEIVHVLSSDYIHVCLVNTGRGTPFISVIELRPLAKDMYEETDFGSLYLFERVNFGTTFRTARYKEDKYDRLWSPINLRNTTSLYTFETIYGGLTTIYPPSDVMSTAIIPTYPTESLDINWNPHNKTDRFFIYMHFAEIEILKRNQMREFNIYMNGFRSYPRTFSPLNHTTITINNQEPETIAPTYTLTLNKSKNSTLPPIINALELYVLKRLPQIQTDDRDATIIWSIKSTYRITRHWQGDPCAPQEFVWEGLGCSYNDTNSLRITFLNLSTSGLNGGIDPILANLTMMHTLDLSNNNLTGTVPNFLSGLTFLKILNLKGNNFVGPIPVELLEKSNKGLLSLSFDEESTGDNKGNKITVPVITAVASFFVILTAVMTIWIIAKQRARDTKKRGTRLEIRKQHYTYSEIENMTNNFSVVIGNGGFGIVYHGYIGDTEVAVKMLSESSLQGDKEFQAEAYLLLSVHHRNLTSLVGYCNEGNHKGIIYEYMAMGNLERHVFASSSALNWKERLEIGCDAAHGLEYLHHGCKPPIVHRDIKCTNILLNGNFRAKLADFGLSKAFPTEDGTHISTAVAGTPGYLDPEYYTSNRLTEKSDVYSFGIVLLVIITGQPAITKHDEDIINISRWVNLKLAYGDMKNIVDPRLMGDFDINSAWKAVELAMACVAHTPSRRPTMNEVVMELSDCLVMERARQEKKPRQLTAVGSLNLDSTYDPSPR